The genomic stretch cttTTAACAAAATCGGCTTTTTAACGCTGCAGAAACCGCCGTGATTTCAAAGGAATGAAAACTGATGAAGGCTTTCGCCGTTACGGACAAGTGAGTAATAATGTTCGCGGTTTTCAATAGGTCAGTTTAGCTTTGTCCGTTTGCTATGGTTTGTGATGGCTGCTCCCAACTGGTTGGCTTTACAGCAGTAGCGGCAGTTTGCTAATCCACAACCTAACGTGAGCTAACATCGACTCTGCCATATTTCGTTTAGTCAGCAGAGACACTAACAGAAGTGGGAGCTATGGCAATATGCGTCCATAAATATGGGATTCTGAAGGGAGGGGTTGTACTGTTTGGGAGGtcagttcaaatatcaacaatctaaTCGCAGCAttgcttactgcacctttaagtcaaGTGTGCTAAAATACAGAAGCCTCACCTGGAATCTTTGCCCTCCATTTCATCAAAGCTCTGGATGAGACCGATGGCAAGATTGTATATCTCCACTGAAATGTGAGGGTCACCTGAAGGAGGAGACTCAACCTgataaagagacacacacacagacagacagacagacagacagacagacagacagacagacagacagacagacagacagacagacagacagacagaccttaATAACTATTTGGCTTTAGTACAGAGAACAGTAGCATCAGCAAACTTTTCCCGTGGTCTTACCCTGTATGGAAACAGTTTTTGAAGGTCATCCAGATAAAACTCCTCGATGGCATAGGGTGCCCCCTCCACTTCAAACACATAGGCCGGGTTCATTTTGCCACAAATTGGCGTGCTGAAGTACTCGGCAAACTGTCTGCAGTTAATGGTGGCTGACATAAGGATGATCTGAAAAAATACAAATCCTATGACAGAGTTCAACTGATGCAAAAGGAGGACAGAAGATTTTACTTGATCTTGGAAATACCTTGACATAACAGGAGTTGGAATGGAGAAGTTTTCTTAAAACCAGCAGGAGAAAGTCCATCTCCTCAGTGCGCTCATGAACCTTGGGCAAAGGCAGAGTAGTTAAATGGCAAGAATCACTCATTGGATCATAGAACTAAAtgaaacaaattgaacatttaaTACAACTTAATAAAATGATAAACTTGAATTAAAAAGGTGTAACACAAGGGAACTGCATTTGAACTATTAacaaaaaattataacaaaataaaagacaattaaaaaataaataaaaaaaaaaatcacttttaggGGCCAGCTAACAGAGAAAATTATCTGCCTCAAGTTTATTCACCTCATCTATGAAAATGTGGGAGTACTCCGTGAGGCACTTAGCGGAAACCAGTTTTTGCAGCAGCACTCCTGTAGTCATGTAGATGAGCCGGGTGTGCTCAGTAGCCATCTTCTCCAGTCCAACCTGAAAAACAAGTATGCAAAGTTTATTCATAaatctgccacacacacactactgaaaatgacaattttttttgGCCTTCTCACTGGTAACGTCAAACGAAAGACACCGGCTTGTTGTTTCTTGTTGTTTTACTCAACAAGACGATCACAATCTATGACTCCCATCATCTAAAAACATCGGCTCAGTGCAGTTCCACACCATCATCTTTTGGTGTcttgttaatgttaatgcacTGCAGCATTGCACATTGAGTTACAGAGCACACTACTATATTAgtaattattttgttatttattttctaataaaaaatacagtcaTACCTTCCTGCTATTGCTTGTCAATACGTTTATATTCTACTTCCTTAGAAAGTTGAACAGGAGAGGCCACAGTATGCTTCCTCTACAGTATCCTTAGGTCTCTACTTTTTCCAGTGTCTTATAAACTAATCTGCAATGTCAACATGACTATTGCTGGTTAGTCTTGGTGAAAATACCAGTGAACTGTAATAAAATCCATTGCTTCCTGGTGTCTGACCTCAGGGAAATACTTTATGGTTCGCAGACTCAACTCTGAGCACAAAGACATTTTCCATTTACTGACTGTACGACTTTCACAGACAAAAAAATAGGAAAGGGAACAAGGAAAGCGCTCTCTTCTTACAGCAAATAGAGATATTTTCAGAAGAAcgataaaacaaaaatcaaaaagtACCTTTGAGGTACGCAAATTAAGAACATAATGTTCAGCGTTATATCACTTTCTAACAGTTTATCATTGCTCCCACTGTCCATGACAACATCCTTAACTCCAGAGGTTTACACCAAGCAGAAGAGACAACAGTTATTATTAGACATGCTGTTTCAGAGCTCTGTACAACACAGCCAGACATCCTGGAAGCAATGTAAACACAAGAGCTTGTCAACACAAGCATGCAAACACTGTTTAGTTGTGAGAGAGGCACAATGAGTGCTTTTTGTGCAGGTGTTACTTTTTGTTTCccctttttgttaaaaaaataggtAGACAGATTAAATGTTGCACTAACCTGATATCCCACCAAACTACCCAGGGTACACTTCCGCTGGGTGGCAACCCATCGGGCAATACTGCTGGCCCCAATTTTGCGTGGTTGGGTGACCACAATGTTGCATGATGCATTTTTCTCATTGTAGTGATCCAGAATGTACTGTGGCACCTGGGTCGTCTTGCCACTGCCTGTGGCTCCTCGAATGATCACTACAGAGTTGTTTTCTATGAGGGAAATCAGCTGGAAgcaggcgcgcacacacacacacacacacacacacacacacacacacacacacactttaaagaGACAAAGTTAACATTTGTACAGTACCATATCACTGAAATAAGTTAGGAAATTGTACAGCAGATGGGTGTGCTAAACTGAtttgtaacactttataatctGTATTAAGAAAGTGCAGCTTCAATGATGCTGAAATATCTACACACTACTCTTTATTAGACAATAGAAATATTTAGACCAGTGGTTTTAAAGTTTACTGTTGTTCTGCTACATAAAATGACATTAGGTTAACAGTAAACAGTAAAAGCTTAAGTGCACCAATGTCCTGAGGCCATAACGGTCATTTCAGCAAAACTCCAACATGACTAAAAGAGAAAGTACTACAGGCGAATTAGAGAGTACTTTTAGACCATCAGGCTGTGTGGTTTGTGGTGTATGGATGGTACATTTTACCTCCCGTCTGTTTTTGGTTATGGGCAAGCTGGGGTACTCATAGCTggcaagtggaggaggaggagcagtacCTAAGGACACAGAATTGAATGCACAAGAAACAGGGTTAAACTGATTAGGGCAGCAGGCAGATTCCTGTATATCTAAGAATGTAAGGGAGTATGGTGTGTGATAAGAAAAAGCTAACACAAAGTTTAAGACTCACTCCCTGATGGTTTTTGAAACCACCCTCCATCAGAGTTCACATTTTTCTGGCTGCCCTCATCAGGAACCTTTGATGGGCTGAAACAAAATTAAAGCAATTTTAAGCAATTCCAGCCTTTTGGTCCCATTTTCCCCTCacattacaaaaacaaatgaaattcaAAGACTACAGCACTCACTTTACTTTCCTTCTCTACGTGATAAACAACACGTCCTTCAAAAATTGTTCGTTGGTCAGCTTACACCTGCTAGTCTCATCTCAGAAAGTATAACTAGCAATGTCCCAAGGAGCATTGTGGTAAGAAACAAAAATCTGTTAAGGACTGGCTAAAGTTAAGAGGCTGTGCTTTATAGCAGCTTTAACCAGTTGCTTTTTAGATTCTGGATCCATTTTAGATTCATGCAGAAACTGTGGTGCTGCGTTTTATGTCTGAACGTAATTAACGCGTAGCGCTGTGAATATGCTAGAATACGTCAGCTGTCATTTAATGCAGAAGCTTAACTCTTTTAATGCCTGTGATACTATTTCATGTAACTTTTGCTGAAAGGCTTTTAATTTTGTCTTTTCTGCTAGTTTAGTGGGTTGTGCGTGAAGGACAAGAACAGCATAAACAGCATAGTGAAGGTTTGCTCCAAGATTATTGGAGTTCAGCAGAGGGACTTGGGCTCCCTTTGGGAGAAACAGGTGGCTGAGAAAGCAAGGAAAGTCATATCAGCCAACCAGACCACATTCTCTCTACAAAGTTTTCTCTGTAATGCCTTCGGGTCAGTGGTATAATGTGCCTCCGATGAGAACTAATCGCTATTCTAAGTCTTTTATTCCTTCTGCTACAAGGCTGCTCAACACAAACACTGCTCATCTTAAATGATGGCTATCACAGAGACATaggcttgttgttgttgttaattgCCTTTATGTATTGTCTCTTATgtattgcttttatttaatgCTTTTAGGTACCAGTCCCCATATTTAACCCGTTTCCTCCGGCATCTTTaaaaattttaactattgtttGGTGAGTGCTCGTTGAAACTGACTGTTTGGACTGAGAATCTGCAAATGAATTGCCCATTGGGAATAATAAAGTGTTTGAACTCTATAGAAATAGAATAAGAGTAGAACAGACAAACAGTTTGCTGTGCTCATTTGACTAGTTTAGAAATGGTGAGGGTTGTTAATTGTTATGGTGACAACACGTCAGTTGGGCTGTAAATATCACACTGTTTGAGAACTCCGTTTTGGCctaatattttattaatataatttgATGACTTACCAATAGAAATATGAAGCAATTAAATACAGCAATTCTCAATTCCTCTCCAGCACCAAAGCAACAGACATGCACAGAAACAAGTTGATGCGGAAGTTAGTCCACTACAAGAGTCCCTGTTCTTTGCCACTACAATggtacacataaaaatggcCGCCACTATGACCACTCTGCTGTTGATTTGAATAGGAAAGTCTGTTCTACTTGATAATATGGCAATTTTCAGAAattcattttaataataatcaCTTGTAAAAACACTAATTTTAAGTTGAGTAACACTGAGGTCataattaaaagtaaacttaaaatgtaAGTTACAGTATAGTGGGTGAAAATAACAGCAGCTCTGCCCACTTCAACTTCAGGCCCAGCTTGGTACCATATGAAACTTTGCTCATTTGAGTCTCTGCCTCATCTCATCTTTCCCTCTGGTCAGCTCAACTAGGCCCACAGCCCTGTAGGCGGGAGAGCTTCCTAGTTATCtctgcctctcgctctctcttagTGGGGGGAGGAATTTATCGCAACAGCAGGCATCAACCCTGACAGTACTAAGAGGAGCTCAAATACAACACACATGGCTTGGCGACACACATGCACTCTCgtccttttcctttctctccaaTGCACACATTTTGTGCAAGCTACAAAGAAGCTGACCTTACAACAAACTGCACACTGCACATAGGAGACAGGgtgaagggagaggagaggtggCAGCTCTTAGTCAGTTAGCAGTGTGTGACTAACTCTGCTGGAAAAGTCTGTATGACAGGAGCAGTGGGAGAGACGATAAGGACAAGACAATAACTATAACACAAAGAGGAAAAACGCTTCAACAACCAAGACGTCGGAGGATTGCTGCCGACACACAAGTGATGTGTTCCTTTGAAGGCAGTTGACACCAAGACATTGTAGACAGCAAGTAAAGGAATAAAGTTTACATGGACTGACCCATGGAGACAAGGAGCTGGAGGCTGTACTCTGGGAAAAGCTCATCTTTTCTATTCAATTGCTGAATATCTCACAAAAGCATCAGCGGTGCAGTTTTCACATGTAAGTACAGATCTTTCCTTTCAATTTTCAGCCAGATGTTAGTGTCATAATTAATTAATGCACATGAAGACTGATAGCTGTTTAAGtactgtaatcaaatcagaTATTTGAAAAACTCTGTTTCGCAACCTTACATTGTGTGAAGCCACACATATAGTTTGTGCTCAGTGAGGCTGACCTCTAACCCTGCATGCGCTGTAATCCATCTAAATCCCAGGTAGAAGCTGTGTTGGAACCATCGGTCTgagaaaaaaagccaaatatACACACCTGGGACATCGTCCTTTACTAAGTTTGATTTGAACTAAAGGCAATCAGAGCACCCATCAGGCAGGGACCAGAGAGCTTGGTTAAGGGATGATCATTGTTCACAGTCAACCTTAAAATGTTAATTATAATAGGGCAACACAAGTATGGATGAAATGAAATTGACATTGAGATATTCTCACATATTTGTCATTGTGGTATTTGAAGCTGATAATGGTATTACAAGCGCAAGATTTTGTAAGAAATATTGCCACCATTTCACTCTCATGTTTTTGTTCCATCTGCCTTTGGGCAGTTCGTCGCATGGTCTAATGCTGTTTTGTCATTTGTAGTTCCAACTTAAGAGAGAAATTAGCACTTGATTTGAAGCAACATATATTCCAACATATTCAAATGTGTTAACAGTGCTGTGGGGAAGCCATGGCTTCATGGcccaaatatttgttttttcagtttttcaggaCTGTCTGCTTTGACTGCCATGCCCCTGTTTAGCTGGATGAAATGGACCCACGAAACAAGAGTGCAGGCTCAGGATGAAGCACCTCTAAAGACCTCGGGGGTCTTACCCAGTTGCATGTTGATCAGAGAGCTTCTGTGGCATGTGGAAGAACGTGAGCGGCTGGCAAGGGAAACCATGGGTCTCCACTGGTTTCAGAAGTACCCCAGTTTACGGACCCTCATCCCCACATCAGAGCTACATCAGCTGGAGTTCCTGTGTGCCCAGATCCCACCCAGCGACGCAGCCACCGTACTCTCTAGGTGTTTGATAGTGGCCATGCCATGCTCCGTCCTCACATTAGTATGCTGTCAACAGTGGCTAGCTGCTACTGCAACAACACAAGGCCTGACAGCAGGCAAAGCAGAAAAGACCCAAGGGGATAGGGAGGCAGGGCAAGCTGCCAAAAAAGCCATTATGCGTTACTGTCACAGAGGCAGGCGATGTAGGGTGTGAACATATGAAGGTGAAGGATGCCCTGTAAGACTTAGACAGGGTTTCCACTCATCATCTCCAAGTTAGACataatgatataaaaaaaacgttCTACATGGTTGAGCACTGTGACCTACTTACTCATTTCCCATTAAACTCACTACTGGGTCACTACTGTGTGCTTACATAACCACTTTACCAAAGAATAACATATTTAGTAAGAAATAGCACTGTCAAAATTGGCCAAAGATTAAGTTATAATATTCCTTCTACTAAAACGCAGATATTCAAACCTATTTTTGCACATTAGGTCAAGAAGAGGGCAAACCAATACAACGCGAGACATAACTACTTGTGTACATAAACATGTCTTTTAAAATATCTACTTACACAttacaaaatgaacaaataaaagTATGTCCTATACCgtaaaacttaatttaaaagACTTTAGACCTCTCCCTCTCTATAGTGTGCAGGAGGCAGGAAATGATGCAAATTACACCACAGGGTTCGTAATTTAGTCATAAACAACCAAGTCTCTTGCCGTTCCTTGATTTGTCTGACAATTTCACCATCAGCCCTTACCGACAGAAGTTGCTGAATGTCGTCGTCTCTCTAGTTATACATTTTCATTGGCATCTCAAATGACTTCACCACCTTcggatgtttgttttcttccagttTACATTagaaatgtatgtaatgtatgacAGGGACACTTTCTTGATGCAAATCCTGGGTACTTCAACAAGtgttaaattaaatctattGGTTGCATCTTTCCACAGGTTTCGTGAGGTGCTTGCCACTAACAACATTAGGCCTTGGGAGCTGGCGTCTGTCTTCAAGCAGGTGCTAAGGGACTTCTTGAGCCAAAAGGAATATGATGAAGACCACAACTTCTTAGTACAGCCAGCACAGCGGCGACCAATGGAGGCTTGGACCAGCCGCTACATAATGAAGCAGGGCTTTGTCACACCCACGGTCGCCAACTGTGGAGACCAACCAAGGGAGGAGATCCCAACAATCTCTGGATATGTGGATCGGGCCATGCGGCACTATGGTTCGTTTGAAGGGTCCAACAGGGACTGGGACCTTCCATATTACTATCCAGTTTCTCTCAGGCCCATAGGGACGTACAGCAATACACTGCGAGACGACACACTGCTGTAGTTTTGTGTTAAACATATAATACAATTTTTGCATTTCGTCTATATCCGTATTAGTTGCAGATATATCATGTAGAGATGCCCGATCACATTTTAGCCTCCGATACCGATTGTAGATCATCAATGAGCAGTATCTGTCATTAGAGGGCCGCTGCCGATtacttttgtgttgttttgtttagttATAGCCGCTGATATCGCTGATATACTGTAGCTGTGTAAAGTATTGGCCAGTTTGCCTGTTTGTAGTGTACTGGGATCTCCACCAGGTGGTAGTGTAACCGGCTGTATAATGGTGTGTCACTCTAAGTAACCTCGCTTTACCAGACCATTCACACGCTGCGGAgccgaggagggtctggctactccacatagcattccgggatgggagaaaaacgtgctctggtttactggcataTAATagaatagttgtgcgagagaaaactcagatttgacagatagtctagctagctgagatctgaggagcagtcaacaatagttctcataaatccaccggagtttaaaattacaacaacacaaagaaagaggaaggaaacagaaatcggcgaaaatacatgcatccggcagaatttcctgctGCACCAGatcaatcccggaagtggaacgtcaaggatatagactactcttAAAGAGTAGTCAGTCTTGTTTCTTAAatcccttctttttttcctaccaaaaatgtgtGCATATAAACAAGTTTTTGAAAGGGAAAATCTGCTAATGATAGATGGATTCCTTTCCCATTGCAAGTAGAAGAGTAcgcatttgtttattttcttctgGTGAATCACGT from Perca fluviatilis chromosome 20, GENO_Pfluv_1.0, whole genome shotgun sequence encodes the following:
- the rd3l gene encoding protein RD3-like, whose translation is MPLFSWMKWTHETRVQAQDEAPLKTSGVLPSCMLIRELLWHVEERERLARETMGLHWFQKYPSLRTLIPTSELHQLEFLCAQIPPSDAATVLSRFREVLATNNIRPWELASVFKQVLRDFLSQKEYDEDHNFLVQPAQRRPMEAWTSRYIMKQGFVTPTVANCGDQPREEIPTISGYVDRAMRHYGSFEGSNRDWDLPYYYPVSLRPIGTYSNTLRDDTLL